In one window of Prevotella sp. E13-17 DNA:
- a CDS encoding AraC family transcriptional regulator, translated as MQKSRYLLASERDKLWGLTITTVGYEEISPNEPYPTRGHADGYYFDCQKGRTLQEYQLQYIIEGEGVFRSQSQKETILKEGDIFILFPGEWHTYCPSREKGWKCYWIGFKGNNMNERVRAGFISPSKPIYHVGYSSDIETIYKQAYETAVEEAAYSQQLLAGIVNHLIGLMYSLERNIQLKTRNEAHVDMISRARMRIRESLESPLSIQQIAEDMGVSYSNFRKLFKEHTGLSPAIYQQDLRLQRAKELLSSTDLSIKEIAYRLNFESPDYFSAKFKAKIGRKPSELRNK; from the coding sequence ATGCAGAAAAGCAGATACTTACTCGCCAGCGAGCGAGACAAACTATGGGGACTGACCATCACCACTGTCGGTTATGAGGAGATTTCCCCCAACGAGCCATATCCTACTCGCGGACATGCAGATGGATATTATTTCGACTGTCAGAAAGGACGCACACTTCAGGAATATCAGTTGCAATATATCATCGAGGGCGAAGGTGTGTTCCGCAGCCAATCACAGAAGGAGACTATCCTCAAAGAGGGCGACATCTTCATCTTGTTTCCCGGCGAATGGCACACCTACTGTCCATCACGCGAAAAAGGATGGAAGTGTTATTGGATTGGATTCAAGGGCAACAACATGAACGAGCGGGTGAGAGCAGGCTTCATATCTCCCTCAAAGCCAATCTATCACGTGGGCTATTCGTCCGACATTGAGACGATCTACAAACAAGCCTACGAGACGGCAGTCGAAGAAGCTGCCTACTCCCAACAGCTCTTGGCTGGCATTGTGAACCACTTGATCGGTCTGATGTACTCATTGGAGCGAAACATTCAACTGAAGACACGCAACGAGGCTCATGTGGATATGATCAGTCGTGCCCGCATGCGCATCCGCGAATCGCTCGAGAGCCCACTCTCCATCCAGCAAATAGCCGAGGACATGGGCGTCAGCTACAGCAACTTCCGCAAACTATTCAAAGAGCACACTGGACTGTCGCCCGCCATCTACCAACAGGATCTGCGACTGCAGCGTGCCAAAGAGTTGCTCAGTTCCACCGACCTCAGCATCAAAGAGATTGCCTATCGCTTGAACTTCGAATCGCCTGATTACTTCTCTGCCAAGTTCAAAGCAAAAATCGGACGCAAGCCCAGCGAGCTCAGAAATAAATAG